One region of uncultured Desulfovibrio sp. genomic DNA includes:
- the aspS gene encoding aspartate--tRNA ligase, with amino-acid sequence MTEQMQTQDAQQDVQREHQKFVTELGDWQRSHSCGQLTITNDGEDVCLMGWVQYRRDHGGLIFVDLRDRDGLTQVVFSPDIAPSAHENAHILRSEYVLAVKGKVRPRPEGMVNANMVTGQIEIVAHEWKLLNTSKTPPFAIEDRSDAGENLRLTWRYLDLRRPRMQANLRLRHKVSQAARCFLDDNGFTEVETPVLTKSTPEGARDFLVPSRLNNGEFYALPQSPQLFKQLLMVAGMERYFQIVRCFRDEDLRADRQPEFTQVDLEMSFADEEQVMGIAEGLMARVFKDVMGKDLILPFPRMPWDEAMARYGVDKPDTRFGLELVDITDIVRGSGFKLFATAQLVKGMKVPGGESMTRKEIDAFTEFVKIYGAQGLAWIKIKADEWQSPIAKFLSDEERKGIAEALDLQVGDIVFFQAGEASMVNAALGNLRVHLANHLKLIPENSFNFLWVTDFPLYEYDEEDKRYVACHHPFTSPAPGHMELMVTDPAKARARAYDMVLNGCEVGGGSIRIHSGEVQRRMFEALGFTPEQAEEQFGFLIQALDLGAPPHGGLAFGLDRLVMLLSGSSSIRDVIAFPKTQKATCLMTNAPSPVSSRQLRDLGLRLREVPGAEQKKDGATADKA; translated from the coding sequence ATGACTGAACAGATGCAGACGCAGGACGCGCAGCAGGATGTGCAGCGCGAACACCAGAAATTTGTCACTGAGCTTGGTGACTGGCAGCGCAGCCATTCCTGCGGTCAGTTGACCATTACCAATGATGGTGAAGATGTTTGCCTGATGGGTTGGGTGCAGTACCGCCGCGACCACGGCGGCCTGATATTTGTCGACCTGCGCGACCGTGACGGCCTCACTCAGGTTGTTTTCAGCCCGGATATTGCTCCTTCTGCGCACGAGAACGCGCATATTCTGCGTTCGGAATATGTGCTTGCGGTCAAGGGCAAGGTGCGTCCGCGCCCCGAAGGCATGGTCAACGCCAATATGGTCACTGGCCAGATTGAAATTGTGGCCCATGAGTGGAAGCTGCTCAACACTTCCAAGACGCCGCCTTTCGCCATTGAAGACCGCAGCGACGCCGGTGAGAACCTGCGCCTTACCTGGCGTTATCTTGATCTGCGCCGTCCGCGCATGCAGGCCAATCTGCGTTTGCGGCACAAGGTTTCGCAGGCTGCCCGCTGTTTTCTGGATGACAACGGCTTTACGGAAGTGGAAACCCCGGTGCTTACCAAGTCCACCCCTGAAGGTGCGCGCGACTTTCTGGTGCCCAGCCGTTTGAACAACGGTGAATTTTACGCCTTGCCGCAGTCTCCCCAGCTGTTCAAGCAGCTGCTGATGGTTGCCGGTATGGAGCGTTACTTCCAGATCGTGCGCTGCTTCCGCGATGAAGACCTGCGTGCTGACCGTCAGCCTGAATTCACTCAGGTTGACCTTGAAATGAGCTTTGCCGATGAAGAACAGGTCATGGGCATTGCCGAAGGCCTCATGGCCCGAGTTTTCAAGGATGTGATGGGCAAGGACCTGATTCTTCCCTTCCCCCGCATGCCCTGGGACGAAGCCATGGCCCGTTATGGCGTGGACAAGCCCGACACCCGTTTTGGCCTTGAGCTTGTGGATATTACGGATATTGTGCGTGGCTCCGGCTTCAAGCTTTTTGCCACTGCGCAGCTGGTCAAGGGTATGAAGGTTCCCGGCGGCGAATCCATGACCCGCAAGGAAATTGATGCCTTTACCGAATTCGTCAAGATTTATGGCGCTCAGGGTCTGGCCTGGATCAAGATCAAGGCCGACGAATGGCAGTCACCCATCGCCAAGTTCCTTTCGGACGAAGAACGCAAGGGTATTGCGGAAGCGCTTGATCTTCAGGTCGGCGACATTGTCTTTTTCCAGGCGGGCGAGGCTTCCATGGTCAACGCCGCCCTTGGCAACCTGCGTGTGCATCTTGCTAATCATCTGAAGCTGATACCTGAAAACAGCTTTAATTTCCTGTGGGTTACGGACTTCCCGCTGTATGAATACGATGAGGAAGACAAGCGCTATGTGGCCTGCCACCATCCCTTCACCTCGCCTGCGCCCGGCCATATGGAACTGATGGTTACTGACCCGGCCAAGGCCCGCGCCCGCGCCTATGATATGGTGCTTAATGGGTGCGAAGTGGGCGGCGGTTCCATCCGTATTCACTCCGGTGAAGTGCAGCGCCGTATGTTTGAGGCCCTTGGCTTTACGCCCGAGCAGGCAGAAGAGCAGTTCGGTTTCCTTATTCAGGCGCTTGATCTTGGTGCGCCGCCTCATGGTGGTTTGGCTTTTGGCCTTGACCGTCTGGTCATGCTGCTTTCTGGTTCGTCCAGCATCCGTGATGTCATTGCCTTCCCCAAGACGCAGAAGGCAACCTGCCTCATGACCAACGCGCCTTCCCCGGTGTCTTCGCGTCAGTTGAGGGATCTCGGCCTGCGCTTGCGTGAGGTGCCCGGCGCAGAGCAGAAAAAGGACGGCGCTACAGCCGACAAAGCGTAG
- the def gene encoding peptide deformylase: MILDIVTYPDPRLKEVCEPVAEVTDDIRQLAADMLETMYAAPGVGLAAPQVGRNIRMLVMDPAMKDEEKQPRVLINPVLTLSGEEVLSEQEGCLSVPMNYRADVKRMSNVHLHAMDLDGNIIDEYLDEFPAIIIQHEYDHLDGILFIDKISRLRRTLYDSKVKKWLKRKSAV, encoded by the coding sequence ATGATTCTTGATATTGTCACCTATCCTGACCCCAGGCTCAAAGAGGTTTGCGAACCTGTTGCCGAGGTGACGGACGACATTCGTCAGCTTGCAGCCGACATGCTTGAAACCATGTACGCTGCGCCTGGTGTTGGACTTGCTGCGCCGCAGGTTGGGCGCAACATCCGCATGCTTGTGATGGATCCGGCAATGAAGGACGAGGAAAAACAGCCCAGGGTGCTGATTAACCCTGTGTTGACCCTCTCTGGTGAAGAAGTTTTGAGCGAACAGGAAGGCTGCCTTTCTGTTCCCATGAACTACAGGGCCGACGTCAAGCGCATGAGCAACGTGCATCTGCATGCAATGGATCTGGACGGCAATATCATTGATGAATATCTGGACGAATTCCCGGCCATTATTATCCAGCATGAATATGACCATCTGGACGGCATTCTGTTTATTGACAAAATAAGCCGGCTGCGCCGCACCCTGTACGACAGCAAGGTGAAAAAATGGCTCAAACGAAAAAGTGCCGTATAG